From Demequina capsici, one genomic window encodes:
- the mfd gene encoding transcription-repair coupling factor has product MSISPTTAPALADALASLPDVDLSSGGHLLGPGAAAPAVVAKAVADDAASPVLVVTATGGDAEQLAAALGAYLDPQSVGLLPSWETLPHERLSPRSDTVARRLSTLRRLVHPEEVAAETGLPRLAVVVAPLRAVLQPLVPHLADLTPVRVHVGDRVDLTDLVEALAGAAYSRVDMVERRGEFAVRGGIVDVFAPTDPHPIRIEFFGDEIDSLRSFSVADQRSLADVPLLWAPPCRELLLTEDVRRRAASLIGEYPAASDMLARVADGHAVEGMESLIPVLLDRLEPLTDVLPRGTRVLAVEPERLARRAEDLQRTAQEFLAAAWVSASAGADAPVEADAVFLSLGELEEGLESRGLAWTTLGPFGSHGAVDTGLAPAEEFRGRLSEGLAWLRTRVADGWKVVLAAASTGSAHRIAEQLADADVPARVVPSLADAPDGVVVIVPGITGRGYQVAGARFALLHESDLTGRAAAVAGPKVKVPSRRRAQVDPLQLRPGDFVVHEAHGVGRFVELAKRTVRGVEREYLVIEYAPSKKGGPGDRLSVPTDQLDQVTKYVGGETPSVNKMGGADWQKTKGRARKAVKEIAAELIRLYSARMASTGREYGQDTPWQRELEESFPYVETPDQLTTIDEVKADMERSVPMDRLVCGDVGFGKTEVAVRAAFKSIQDGAQVALLCPTTLLVKQHLDTFTERFAQFPVKVAALSRFQTDKEAKEILDGLADGTIDMVIGTHRLITGRVRFKDLGLLIIDEEQRFGVEHKETLKAMRTDVDVLAMSATPIPRTLEMAVTGIREMSTLATPPEERHPILTYVGPHEDAQVTAAIRRELLRDGQVFYIHNAVKSINSAARRLGDLVPEARIAVAHGQMSEKQLEQVIVDYYDKKYDVLVCTTIVETGLDISNANTLIVERADAFGLSQLHQLRGRVGRARERAYAYFLYPPDKALTETAHDRLQTIAANTDLGSGMAVALKDLEIRGAGNLLGGEQSGHIEGVGFDLYIRMVGEAVAGFRGEAEEKPPVTIELPIDAHIPTAYIEHERLRLEAYRKIADAADEATLAEIEEELDDRYGTVPEPVANLMAVARLRLVLREHGITDVVNQGKHIRLSPVELPDSATMRLTRLYPGTMIKPAVRQILVLAPMTARVGGSPVEGLAMLDWVRDLLKVIAPVGAPVERG; this is encoded by the coding sequence GTGTCGATCTCACCGACCACCGCACCTGCGCTCGCGGACGCCCTGGCGTCCCTGCCGGACGTCGACCTGTCGTCGGGCGGCCATCTGCTCGGTCCGGGTGCGGCGGCCCCCGCCGTCGTCGCGAAGGCGGTCGCGGACGACGCAGCGAGCCCGGTCCTCGTGGTCACCGCCACTGGCGGCGACGCGGAGCAGCTCGCGGCCGCCCTCGGGGCGTACCTCGACCCGCAGTCCGTGGGCCTGCTTCCCAGCTGGGAGACCCTCCCTCACGAGCGCCTGAGCCCGCGCTCCGACACGGTGGCCCGCCGTCTGTCGACGCTGCGCAGGCTGGTCCACCCCGAGGAGGTCGCGGCGGAGACCGGCCTGCCGCGACTCGCCGTGGTGGTCGCGCCCCTGCGCGCCGTGCTCCAGCCGCTGGTGCCGCACCTGGCGGATCTCACGCCCGTCCGCGTGCACGTGGGGGACCGGGTGGACCTCACCGACCTCGTGGAGGCGCTCGCGGGCGCTGCCTACTCGCGCGTCGACATGGTCGAGCGGCGCGGCGAGTTCGCGGTGCGCGGCGGCATCGTCGACGTGTTCGCTCCGACCGATCCGCACCCGATCCGCATCGAGTTCTTCGGCGACGAGATCGACTCGCTCCGGTCCTTCTCCGTCGCGGACCAGCGCTCGCTGGCGGACGTGCCGCTCCTGTGGGCGCCGCCGTGCCGAGAGCTGCTGCTCACCGAGGACGTGAGGCGCCGGGCGGCCTCGCTGATCGGCGAGTACCCGGCGGCGTCGGACATGCTCGCGCGCGTTGCCGACGGCCACGCCGTCGAGGGCATGGAGTCGCTGATCCCCGTGCTGCTCGACCGCCTGGAGCCGCTGACGGACGTCCTGCCACGCGGCACCCGCGTGCTCGCGGTGGAGCCCGAGCGGCTCGCGCGCCGCGCCGAGGACCTCCAGCGGACCGCCCAGGAGTTCCTCGCCGCCGCATGGGTGTCGGCCAGCGCGGGCGCCGACGCTCCCGTCGAGGCCGACGCCGTGTTCCTCTCGCTCGGCGAGCTCGAGGAGGGGCTCGAGTCGCGCGGCCTGGCGTGGACCACCCTGGGCCCGTTCGGCTCCCACGGCGCGGTCGACACGGGGCTGGCCCCCGCCGAGGAGTTCCGCGGCCGGCTCTCCGAAGGTCTCGCCTGGCTGCGCACCCGCGTGGCCGACGGCTGGAAGGTCGTCCTGGCCGCCGCGTCCACAGGATCCGCCCACCGCATCGCCGAGCAGCTGGCCGACGCCGACGTGCCCGCCCGCGTCGTCCCCTCCCTCGCCGACGCGCCCGACGGAGTGGTAGTCATCGTCCCTGGCATCACCGGCCGTGGCTATCAGGTGGCCGGCGCACGGTTCGCGCTGCTGCACGAGTCCGACCTCACCGGCCGGGCCGCGGCCGTCGCCGGACCCAAGGTGAAGGTGCCGAGCCGGCGCCGCGCCCAGGTGGACCCGCTTCAGCTGCGACCCGGCGACTTCGTCGTCCACGAGGCTCACGGCGTCGGGCGGTTCGTCGAGCTCGCCAAGCGCACCGTCCGCGGCGTGGAGCGCGAGTACCTGGTCATCGAGTACGCACCCTCGAAGAAGGGCGGTCCGGGGGACAGGCTGTCGGTGCCTACCGACCAGCTCGACCAGGTCACCAAGTACGTCGGCGGCGAGACCCCGTCGGTCAACAAGATGGGCGGCGCGGACTGGCAGAAGACCAAGGGGCGCGCCCGCAAGGCGGTCAAGGAGATCGCCGCCGAGCTCATCCGCCTGTACAGCGCGCGCATGGCCTCGACCGGCCGTGAGTACGGTCAGGACACCCCGTGGCAGCGCGAGCTGGAGGAGTCGTTCCCGTATGTCGAGACGCCGGACCAGCTCACCACCATCGACGAGGTCAAGGCCGACATGGAGCGGTCGGTCCCCATGGATCGGCTCGTGTGCGGCGACGTCGGCTTCGGCAAGACCGAGGTGGCCGTCCGTGCCGCGTTCAAGTCCATCCAGGACGGCGCCCAGGTCGCGCTGCTGTGCCCCACGACGCTGCTCGTGAAGCAGCACCTGGACACCTTCACCGAGAGGTTCGCGCAGTTCCCTGTCAAGGTCGCGGCGCTGTCTCGCTTCCAGACGGACAAGGAGGCCAAGGAGATCCTCGACGGCCTCGCCGACGGCACCATCGACATGGTGATCGGCACCCACCGGCTCATCACGGGCCGGGTGCGCTTCAAGGACCTGGGGCTGCTCATCATCGACGAGGAGCAGCGCTTCGGCGTCGAGCACAAGGAGACGCTCAAGGCCATGCGGACCGACGTGGACGTGCTCGCCATGTCCGCCACCCCCATCCCGCGCACGCTCGAGATGGCGGTCACCGGCATCCGTGAGATGTCGACGCTCGCCACGCCGCCCGAGGAGCGCCACCCGATCCTCACGTACGTGGGGCCGCACGAGGACGCCCAGGTGACCGCCGCGATCCGCCGCGAGCTGCTGCGCGACGGCCAGGTGTTCTACATCCACAACGCTGTGAAGTCGATCAACTCTGCGGCCCGTCGCCTGGGCGACCTGGTGCCCGAGGCGCGCATCGCCGTGGCGCATGGGCAGATGAGCGAGAAGCAGCTGGAGCAGGTGATCGTCGACTACTACGACAAGAAGTACGACGTGCTCGTGTGCACCACCATCGTCGAGACCGGCCTGGACATCTCCAACGCGAACACCCTCATCGTCGAGCGCGCCGACGCTTTCGGCCTGTCCCAGCTGCACCAGCTGCGCGGGCGCGTGGGCCGTGCGCGGGAGCGGGCCTACGCCTACTTCCTGTACCCGCCGGACAAGGCGCTCACCGAGACCGCCCACGACCGGCTCCAGACGATCGCCGCCAACACCGACCTGGGCTCCGGCATGGCGGTCGCCCTGAAGGACCTCGAGATCCGCGGCGCGGGCAACCTGCTCGGCGGCGAGCAGTCCGGTCACATCGAGGGCGTCGGCTTCGACCTCTACATCCGGATGGTCGGCGAGGCCGTCGCCGGCTTCCGCGGCGAGGCCGAGGAGAAGCCGCCCGTCACCATCGAGCTGCCCATCGACGCGCACATCCCGACCGCATACATCGAGCACGAGCGGCTGCGCCTCGAGGCGTACCGCAAGATCGCGGACGCCGCCGACGAGGCGACGCTCGCCGAGATAGAGGAGGAGCTCGACGACCGTTACGGCACGGTGCCCGAACCGGTCGCGAACCTCATGGCCGTCGCGAGGCTGCGACTCGTGCTGCGAGAGCACGGCATCACCGACGTCGTGAACCAGGGCAAGCACATCCGGCTGTCCCCGGTGGAGCTTCCCGACTCGGCGACCATGCGTCTCACGCGCCTGTACCCCGGCACGATGATCAAGCCCGCGGTGCGCCAGATCCTCGTGCTCGCACCCATGACGGCGCGCGTGGGCGGGAGCCCTGTCGAGGGCCTCGCGATGCTCGACTGGGTCCGGGATCTGCTGAAGGTGATCGCGCCTGTCGGTGCGCCCGTGGAGCGCGGTTAG
- a CDS encoding MazG family protein: MRELVRLVEVMDTLRSDGGCPWDAEQTHESLAPYAIEEAYELVEAIEDGDREELRSELGDLLLQVVFHARVAQEHPDRPFDLDDVAKACSDKLVERHPHVFADVIAADSDQVTANWHAIKARTMGRESVMDGVPVALPALQRAQKVLARADRAGLDVPVPTGDDIGSRLLALAAEASAQGIDAESALRDAVRALESHARETERAGARRMDG; encoded by the coding sequence GTGAGGGAGCTGGTCCGCCTCGTCGAGGTGATGGACACGCTTCGCTCCGACGGCGGCTGCCCCTGGGACGCCGAGCAGACGCACGAGTCGCTCGCGCCCTATGCGATCGAGGAGGCCTACGAGCTGGTCGAGGCGATCGAGGACGGCGACCGCGAGGAGCTGCGCTCAGAGCTGGGAGACCTGCTTCTGCAGGTCGTGTTCCACGCGCGGGTCGCGCAGGAGCACCCCGACCGACCGTTCGACCTCGACGACGTCGCGAAGGCGTGCTCGGACAAGCTCGTGGAGCGGCACCCGCATGTGTTCGCCGACGTGATCGCGGCCGACTCGGATCAGGTGACGGCCAACTGGCATGCGATCAAGGCGCGCACCATGGGCCGCGAGTCCGTGATGGACGGGGTGCCCGTGGCCCTGCCGGCGCTCCAGCGGGCGCAGAAGGTGCTCGCTCGGGCCGACCGCGCGGGTCTCGACGTGCCGGTCCCGACCGGTGACGACATCGGCTCCCGGCTGCTCGCGCTCGCGGCGGAGGCGAGCGCGCAGGGCATCGACGCGGAGTCCGCGCTGCGGGACGCGGTGCGGGCCCTCGAGTCGCACGCGCGCGAGACAGAACGCGCTGGTGCGCGCAGGATGGATGGATGA
- the eno gene encoding phosphopyruvate hydratase, giving the protein MASIEAVGAREILDSRGNPTVEVEVALEDGTFARAAVPSGASTGAFEAVERRDGDKGRYLGKGVEQAVDAVIDVIAPEVIGLEATDQRLIDQTMLDLDGTDNKGKLGANAILGVSLAVAKAAADSADLALFKYVGGPNAHVLPVPMMNILNGGSHADSNVDIQEFMVAPVGAPTFREALRMGAEVYHSLKSVLKERGLATGLGDEGGFAPNLGSNREALDLILVAIEKAGYVPGDDVALALDVAATEFFKDGAYQWEGGQKTPAEMIAFYEGLVNDYPLVSIEDPLSEDEWSTWTDLVSLVGTKTQIVGDDLFVTNPVRLKKGIEEKAANALLVKLNQIGTLSETSDAVQMAQRAGFAAMVSHRSGETEDVTIADLSVAYNAGQIKTGAPARGERINKYNQLLRIEEELDDAAVYAGKSAFPRRYNA; this is encoded by the coding sequence ATGGCCAGCATTGAGGCCGTAGGCGCCCGCGAGATCCTGGACTCGCGCGGCAACCCCACCGTCGAGGTCGAGGTCGCCCTCGAGGACGGCACGTTCGCTCGTGCCGCCGTTCCGTCGGGCGCGTCGACCGGTGCGTTCGAGGCTGTCGAGCGCCGTGACGGCGACAAGGGCCGTTACCTGGGCAAGGGCGTCGAGCAGGCCGTGGATGCGGTCATCGACGTGATCGCCCCCGAGGTCATCGGCCTCGAGGCCACCGACCAGCGTCTGATCGACCAGACCATGCTCGACCTGGACGGCACCGACAACAAGGGCAAGCTCGGCGCGAACGCCATCCTCGGCGTCTCGCTCGCCGTGGCCAAGGCGGCGGCCGACTCGGCCGACCTGGCCCTGTTCAAGTACGTGGGCGGCCCGAACGCCCACGTCCTGCCCGTCCCGATGATGAACATCCTCAACGGTGGGTCGCACGCCGACTCCAACGTCGACATCCAGGAGTTCATGGTCGCCCCCGTCGGAGCCCCCACGTTCCGTGAGGCGCTGCGCATGGGCGCCGAGGTGTACCACTCCCTCAAGTCCGTGCTCAAGGAGCGCGGCCTGGCCACCGGCCTCGGCGACGAGGGCGGCTTCGCGCCGAACCTCGGCTCCAACCGTGAGGCCCTGGACCTGATCCTGGTCGCCATCGAGAAGGCCGGTTACGTGCCCGGCGACGACGTGGCTCTCGCGCTCGACGTTGCGGCCACCGAGTTCTTCAAGGACGGCGCATACCAGTGGGAGGGCGGTCAGAAGACCCCCGCCGAGATGATCGCCTTCTACGAGGGCCTCGTCAACGACTACCCGCTGGTCTCCATCGAGGACCCGCTGTCCGAGGACGAGTGGAGCACCTGGACCGACCTCGTCTCGCTGGTCGGCACCAAGACCCAGATCGTCGGCGATGACCTGTTCGTCACCAACCCGGTCCGCCTGAAGAAGGGCATCGAGGAGAAGGCCGCCAACGCCCTCCTCGTCAAGCTCAACCAGATCGGCACCCTGTCCGAGACCTCGGACGCCGTGCAGATGGCCCAGCGTGCGGGCTTCGCCGCCATGGTGTCGCACCGTTCCGGTGAGACCGAGGACGTCACCATCGCCGACCTGTCCGTCGCCTACAACGCGGGCCAGATCAAGACCGGTGCCCCCGCTCGTGGCGAGCGCATCAACAAGTACAACCAGCTGCTCCGCATCGAGGAGGAGCTGGACGACGCCGCTGTCTACGCCGGCAAGTCGGCGTTCCCGCGTCGCTACAACGCGTAA
- a CDS encoding YaeQ family protein encodes MAIGATVHTFEIDLADVDRNVYETLSLRVARHPSETAAYMTTRVLAYCLEHADGIRFGEGISGTEEPAVMVRDLTGRITVWIEIGAPEAERLHRGSRLADRTAVYTHRDPGKVAAQWEGKRIHRREAVELISFDPGFIEAASELVERRTALTVSVTDAHVYLEVNGVAMDSARHVRTLG; translated from the coding sequence ATGGCCATCGGTGCGACCGTCCACACGTTCGAGATCGACCTCGCGGACGTCGACCGCAATGTCTACGAGACGCTGTCGTTGCGAGTCGCACGCCACCCGTCGGAGACCGCGGCGTACATGACGACCCGGGTGCTCGCATACTGCCTCGAGCATGCCGACGGCATCCGCTTCGGCGAGGGGATCTCAGGAACCGAGGAGCCTGCCGTGATGGTGCGGGACCTGACGGGGCGCATCACCGTGTGGATAGAGATCGGCGCGCCCGAGGCCGAACGCCTTCACCGGGGCAGCCGGCTCGCCGACCGCACCGCCGTCTACACGCATCGCGACCCGGGCAAGGTGGCCGCGCAGTGGGAGGGGAAGCGGATCCACCGCCGCGAGGCTGTGGAGCTGATCTCGTTCGACCCGGGCTTCATCGAGGCTGCCTCGGAGCTCGTGGAGCGACGTACGGCGCTCACGGTGTCCGTCACGGACGCGCACGTCTACCTCGAGGTCAACGGGGTCGCGATGGACTCAGCGCGGCACGTTCGCACGCTCGGCTGA
- a CDS encoding FtsB family cell division protein, translating into MFTWRVGIVAVVVALAIAVVVPSLRVYFSQQATLAELTVQRDAAQADVDTLQANVDRWSDDAYVIAQARERLHLVFPGETAYTVTDPSVVEEHAAGSPAASRLPENQDVTAWYTALWASVEQAGAAATDGAGVAADGAASAAGTDPTAAKPGTS; encoded by the coding sequence ATGTTCACCTGGCGGGTAGGCATCGTGGCCGTGGTCGTCGCCCTGGCGATCGCGGTGGTCGTGCCGAGCCTGCGCGTGTACTTCAGCCAGCAGGCGACGCTCGCCGAGCTCACGGTGCAGCGGGACGCCGCCCAGGCCGACGTCGACACGTTGCAGGCGAACGTCGACCGATGGAGCGACGACGCATACGTCATCGCGCAGGCGCGTGAGCGGCTGCATCTCGTGTTCCCGGGAGAGACGGCCTACACCGTGACGGACCCGAGCGTCGTCGAGGAGCATGCAGCGGGCTCGCCTGCCGCGTCCAGGCTTCCCGAGAACCAGGACGTCACCGCCTGGTACACCGCCTTGTGGGCGTCCGTCGAGCAGGCGGGCGCCGCGGCGACCGACGGTGCCGGGGTAGCCGCCGATGGCGCGGCCTCCGCCGCAGGGACGGATCCGACGGCCGCGAAGCCAGGGACGAGCTAG
- a CDS encoding DUF501 domain-containing protein: protein MAVLRAQLGRHPRAVIGVAARCVCGNPVVVKTKPRLDDGTPFPTLYYLTHPDAVGAVSTLEAIGTMRAMQDRLAEDPELAASYRAAHESYLAERALLGEVPEITGISAGGMPDRVKCLHVLVAHALAAGPGVNPLGDEALELIAPSWSIDRCNCAVLDV from the coding sequence ATGGCAGTGCTGCGCGCCCAGCTGGGGAGGCACCCGCGCGCCGTGATCGGCGTCGCCGCGCGGTGCGTCTGCGGCAATCCCGTGGTGGTGAAGACCAAGCCTCGCCTGGACGACGGCACGCCGTTCCCCACCCTCTATTACCTGACGCATCCCGACGCGGTGGGAGCAGTCTCCACGCTGGAGGCCATCGGCACCATGCGGGCGATGCAGGACCGGCTCGCCGAGGACCCCGAGCTGGCCGCCTCGTACCGCGCCGCTCATGAGTCCTACCTCGCGGAGCGTGCTCTGCTGGGCGAGGTGCCCGAGATCACGGGCATCTCCGCGGGCGGGATGCCGGATCGCGTGAAGTGCCTGCATGTGCTCGTGGCTCATGCGCTCGCGGCCGGCCCCGGGGTCAACCCGCTGGGAGATGAGGCGCTCGAGCTGATCGCGCCCTCATGGAGCATCGACAGGTGCAACTGCGCGGTCCTGGACGTTTGA
- a CDS encoding Ppx/GppA phosphatase family protein — protein sequence MTRVAAIDCGTNSIRLLIADVDSEAGSLRDVVRTMTVVRLGQGVDRTGEFAAEALERTFAATDDIAAQCRDAGVEAIRFVATSATRDARNRDVFLEGIQERLGVTPEVISGDEEARLSFRGATSVLDASHDAPYLVVDLGGGSTEVVLGSEEPQAAHSMDVGCVRMTERHLVSDPPEPEQIAAATADIHAAIDRAFEGVPIERTRTLVGLAGSITTVTAHALGLHEYDRDRINGAVLPIDAAIKACDELLHASHDSRAALGFMHPGRVDVIGAGALVWRTLMARVRTAVQDAGAELPYVVTSEHDILDGIAFSAAERL from the coding sequence ATGACTCGCGTCGCCGCCATCGACTGTGGAACGAACTCGATCCGCCTCCTGATCGCTGATGTCGACAGCGAGGCCGGCTCGCTGAGGGACGTCGTCAGGACCATGACCGTCGTACGCCTGGGGCAGGGTGTCGACCGCACCGGTGAGTTCGCGGCGGAGGCGCTCGAACGCACTTTCGCTGCCACGGACGACATCGCGGCGCAGTGCCGTGATGCGGGAGTGGAGGCGATCCGCTTCGTCGCCACGTCCGCCACGCGCGACGCGCGCAACCGCGACGTGTTCCTGGAAGGCATCCAGGAGCGGCTCGGAGTCACGCCTGAGGTGATCTCGGGAGACGAGGAGGCTCGCCTGAGCTTCCGTGGGGCCACCTCGGTCCTCGACGCGAGCCATGATGCGCCGTACCTGGTCGTGGACCTGGGCGGCGGGTCCACCGAGGTGGTCCTCGGCAGCGAGGAGCCTCAGGCGGCGCACTCGATGGATGTCGGGTGCGTGCGGATGACGGAACGGCACCTGGTCAGCGACCCTCCAGAGCCGGAGCAGATCGCCGCTGCCACGGCGGACATCCATGCCGCCATCGACCGCGCCTTCGAGGGTGTGCCGATCGAGCGCACCCGCACGCTGGTCGGCCTCGCAGGCTCGATCACGACGGTGACGGCGCACGCCCTGGGCCTGCACGAGTACGACCGCGACCGCATCAACGGCGCAGTGTTGCCCATCGACGCGGCGATCAAGGCATGCGACGAGCTGCTCCACGCCTCGCACGACTCCCGGGCGGCGCTCGGGTTCATGCACCCTGGGAGGGTCGACGTGATCGGAGCCGGCGCGCTCGTCTGGCGGACGCTGATGGCGAGGGTGCGGACCGCGGTGCAGGACGCAGGGGCCGAGCTCCCGTACGTCGTCACGAGCGAGCACGACATCCTGGACGGCATCGCGTTCTCCGCAGCAGAGCGCTTATAG
- the ptsP gene encoding phosphoenolpyruvate--protein phosphotransferase has product MTEHETRTGIGVSGGSASGRVVQVAPPVSPPKDEPAPADVDGAYQHILESFEAVAVELESRAASADEHAAPILSATAMMARDVGLHQAAANRLKVGDGPATAIAAAVEEYAAQFEALGGYFAERVADLRDVGGRAVAAALGLPAPGVPPLTEPSVIVALDLAPADTATLDRELAIAIVTQAGGRTSHTAILAAQRGIPAVVQLPGATDIPAGTLVAVDGDAGEVAIDPDPELLEQQRLRREKRAAALAASSGPGATADGHMVPLLANIGGVQDAEEAGPQDLEGVGLFRTEFVFLSATTAPTLEEQTEIYTKVFAPFEGRRVVVRTLDAGADKPLAFADLGEEENPALGRRGLRLSEALPELLDTQLKALAAAAEATGADARVMAPMVSTADEAAWFAARVRAAGLKKAGVMIEVPAAALRSEHVLADVDFASIGTNDLAQYTMATDRMAGELSDLLDPWQPAVIDVVAAACTGGAANGKPVGVCGESAGDPLLALVLVGLGVTSLSMAPSKVPAVRLALSLHTLDECRELASVARSARSATDAHDAVRAAASTALTEIL; this is encoded by the coding sequence GTGACCGAGCACGAGACCCGCACCGGCATCGGCGTCAGCGGCGGAAGCGCATCGGGACGCGTGGTGCAGGTCGCACCGCCCGTCAGCCCTCCCAAGGACGAGCCGGCACCGGCCGACGTCGACGGCGCCTACCAGCACATCCTGGAGTCGTTCGAGGCGGTCGCCGTCGAGCTCGAGTCGCGGGCGGCGTCCGCCGACGAGCACGCCGCCCCGATCCTCAGCGCCACGGCCATGATGGCCCGCGATGTGGGCCTGCATCAGGCCGCCGCCAACCGCCTGAAGGTAGGCGACGGGCCCGCCACGGCGATCGCCGCGGCTGTCGAGGAGTACGCGGCGCAGTTCGAGGCGCTCGGCGGGTACTTCGCCGAACGGGTGGCCGATCTCCGCGACGTCGGAGGTCGTGCGGTCGCCGCGGCGCTGGGCCTCCCCGCGCCCGGCGTTCCGCCGCTCACCGAGCCCAGCGTGATCGTGGCGCTCGATCTGGCACCCGCGGACACCGCGACGCTTGATCGCGAGCTCGCCATCGCCATCGTCACCCAGGCAGGCGGCCGCACCAGCCACACCGCCATCCTCGCCGCGCAGCGCGGCATCCCCGCAGTGGTCCAGCTGCCCGGCGCCACGGACATCCCCGCCGGGACGCTGGTGGCCGTCGACGGCGATGCGGGCGAGGTCGCGATCGATCCCGACCCCGAGCTGCTCGAGCAGCAGCGCCTGCGTCGTGAGAAGCGCGCGGCCGCGCTGGCCGCCTCCAGCGGTCCCGGCGCCACCGCCGACGGCCACATGGTGCCGCTACTGGCCAACATCGGAGGCGTGCAGGACGCGGAGGAGGCGGGGCCGCAGGACCTCGAGGGCGTCGGGCTGTTCCGCACCGAGTTCGTGTTCCTGTCCGCGACCACCGCTCCCACGCTCGAGGAGCAGACGGAGATCTACACCAAGGTCTTCGCTCCGTTCGAGGGCCGACGTGTGGTGGTCCGCACCCTCGACGCCGGCGCCGACAAGCCGCTCGCCTTCGCCGACCTGGGCGAGGAGGAGAACCCTGCGCTGGGACGCCGGGGACTCCGCCTGTCGGAGGCTCTTCCGGAGCTGCTCGACACGCAGCTCAAGGCGCTCGCCGCGGCGGCGGAGGCGACCGGCGCCGACGCACGTGTCATGGCGCCGATGGTCTCCACGGCCGACGAGGCCGCATGGTTCGCGGCACGCGTGCGCGCTGCCGGTCTCAAGAAGGCAGGTGTCATGATCGAGGTGCCCGCCGCCGCGCTGCGATCCGAGCATGTGCTCGCAGACGTCGACTTCGCCTCCATCGGCACGAACGACCTGGCCCAGTACACGATGGCGACCGACCGCATGGCCGGCGAGCTGTCCGACCTGCTCGACCCGTGGCAGCCAGCCGTGATCGACGTGGTCGCCGCTGCGTGCACCGGAGGCGCCGCCAACGGCAAGCCCGTGGGAGTCTGCGGCGAGTCCGCGGGCGATCCCCTGCTGGCGCTGGTCCTGGTCGGGCTCGGCGTCACGAGCCTGTCGATGGCACCGTCCAAGGTTCCCGCCGTCCGTCTCGCCCTGTCGCTGCACACGCTCGACGAGTGCCGAGAGCTCGCCTCGGTGGCCCGGTCCGCTCGCAGCGCCACCGACGCCCATGACGCGGTCCGCGCCGCCGCCAGCACCGCTCTCACGGAGATCCTGTAG
- a CDS encoding HPr family phosphocarrier protein, translating into MPARTVAIGSSVGHHARPAQLFVTAVQESGLAVTIGRPGGAHMDARSILGVMALGAKHAEEVELSVEGDGADAVLADLVALLERDLDSE; encoded by the coding sequence ATGCCTGCTCGCACCGTAGCGATCGGCTCGTCCGTCGGGCACCACGCCCGCCCCGCGCAGCTCTTCGTCACCGCCGTCCAGGAGTCCGGACTCGCCGTGACCATCGGACGCCCGGGCGGAGCGCACATGGACGCACGAAGCATCCTCGGTGTGATGGCGCTCGGCGCCAAGCACGCCGAGGAGGTCGAGCTGTCGGTCGAGGGCGACGGAGCGGACGCCGTGCTCGCAGACCTCGTCGCGCTTCTCGAGCGCGACCTGGACTCGGAGTGA